One part of the Candida albicans SC5314 chromosome R, complete sequence genome encodes these proteins:
- the KIN2 gene encoding serine/threonine protein kinase (Protein with similarity to S. cerevisiae Kin2p, transcription is positively regulated by Tbf1), producing MNNQDPDSQYHNKKVYPPNLPSIPPPPQQPLSGRPATPRMLRSISGTLKSKTELAHSDKGQESNNETKNSNSPHYVPDTHTRQPPPESLKSNIQAPTAVHGNQQKGSLLPPPSIPNPNTMKPAPTPTGVDQPPAKQKPSPAPKQPQPQQQQQQQQQQQFHRKSIGDWNFVKTIGAGSMGKVKLAQHNATHEICAVKIIPRAAKLYQRAHANDPPPQTTQEAAQRHKEFEKEVARDRRTIREGALGRLLYHPFICRLYEMVPMTNHYYMLFEYIEGGQMLDYIVAHGSLKERHARKFARGIASALDYCHRNNVVHRDLKIENIMINEKGDIKIIDFGLSNLYAPKNLLKTYCGSLYFAAPELLSAKPYIGPEVDVWSFGVVLYVLVCGKVPFDDQSVSVLHEKIKKGNVEYPAFLSRECVSLLSRMLVVDPTKRASLYEVCSHPWMNKGYDYKVNNYLPRREPLRLPLDPEIIKTIANFELGTVQGVADELTSILTSVEYQMSCENWYKITETGREYASSQNAQILPDPTGGFHPLVSIYYLVDEMRKRKKAKEEALKAQRRAQVPTIAVPTPKQQQQQQPQPAQPQPQPQPEVSQPLPEPKPVPPEEIINPAVATQAQANMTAPKIVETFSETPQRTLDPSKQSVDEKPSAPGPSIAVPEQAHTTSVPSSFVKTQTSIDEDQLSIPEQQSPRTSTPQTLDPAKVVGGSSGSAISAPNAGSGAGFNSLLRRLSSKKYKGASSPKRSTSPSPNVEGLSPQPTKADPMVRRGVSMKVTAKEKQTNTRPPKSELIKKKPQHGRSSSTSNKMQGFIPVEYLPPLPTIDTNTNTIVSDGAKQQNLTVPSTARHMHPTARAKSVGGGHMRKDSYGRVSHGSQNPLPPLPTSMASQNSQEVVGKDTSEGFFDDVQLDDVGYQEVPQLTESEIIEQYNISKPNSMPSIEHCKTLFLKGFFSVQTTSAKPLPVIRYNIINVLSKLGVKFQEVKGGFVCMHTPSVQPSHSNELDEENKLYGDAFKSKSSDSFEAAEPEGSKTPSRQPSLQLPSHTPTTPSGPKSHKSSNSIGSIGGNVPRRKFSIGNAFNTYRKKNGSQVMMPPNTPATAKVIHGLYDDDDKERNGEDDDDEDDYGYDDSADSLNGYGGGSDMLISSRIEQRAKHQRTVSSSSQKASKSPLKFEIHIVKVPLVGLYGVQFKKILGNTWNYKTLASQILNEMNL from the coding sequence atgaACAATCAAGACCCAGATTCACAATACCATAATAAAAAGGTGTATCCACCAAATCTACCATCAATTCCACCTCCACCGCAACAACCTTTGAGTGGAAGACCTGCAACACCAAGAATGTTACGTAGTATAAGTGGCACACTAAAGTCTAAAACAGAACTTGCTCACTCTGACAAGGGTCAGGAATCGAACaatgaaaccaaaaatagCAATTCCCCTCACTATGTACCTGATACACATACCAgacaaccaccaccagaatcactcaaatcaaatattcaaGCTCCAACAGCTGTTCATGGGAATCAGCAAAAAGGACTGTTGTTGCCACCACCATCTATTCCGAATCCAAACACTATGAAACCTGCGCCAACACCAACTGGAGTCGACCAACCACCtgcaaaacaaaaaccaCTGCCAGCACCTaaacaaccacaaccacagcaacagcagcaacaacaacagcagcagcaattTCATAGAAAATCTATTGGTGATTGGAATTTCGTAAAGACTATCGGTGCTGGGTCAATGGGTAAAGTGAAGTTGGCACAACATAATGCCACACATGAAATTTGTGCCGTTAAAATTATTCCTAGGGCAGCTAAACTTTATCAAAGAGCACATGCCAACGACCCTCCTCCGCAAACCACACAAGAAGCAGCTCAGAGACATAAAgagtttgaaaaagaagttgCGAGAGACAGAAGAACTATACGTGAAGGGGCATTGGGGAGATTATTGTATCATCCTTTCATTTGTCGTTTGTATGAGATGGTACCTATGACAAACCATTATTATATGTTATTTGAGTATATTGAAGGAGGACAAATGTTAGATTATATTGTTGCTCATGGATCGTTAAAAGAACGACACGCTAGGAAATTTGCCAGGGGCATTGCATCAGCTTTAGATTATTGTCATCGAAACAATGTTGTTCATcgtgatttgaaaattgaaaacattatGATAAACGAAAAAGGTGACATAAagattattgattttgggTTGTCTAATTTGTATGCACCCAAAAACTTGTTAAAAACGTATTGTGGTTCGTTATATTTTGCTGCACCAGAACTATTGAGCGCCAAGCCGTATATTGGGCCAGAAGTTGATGTGTGGTCTTTTGGGGTTGTGCTTTACGTTTTGGTGTGTGGAAAAGTACCTTTTGACGATCAGTCGGTTTCGGTTTTACATGAAAAGATTAAAAAGGGAAATGTTGAGTATCCTGCTTTTCTTTCCAGAGAATGTGTGTCATTGCTTTCAAGAATGTTGGTTGTTGACCCCACTAAGAGAGCATCTTTGTACGAAGTTTGTCTGCATCCATGGATGAACAAAGGATATGATTATAAGGTGAACAATTATCTTCCTAGAAGAGAACCTTTGCGTTTACCGTTAGATCCGGAAATAATCAAAACCATTGCAAATTTTGAGCTAGGCACGGTGCAAGGTGTCGCTGATGAGTTGACGAGTATTTTAACGAGTGTTGAATATCAAATGAGTTGTGAAAACTGGTACAAAATTACTGAAACAGGAAGAGAGTATGCGTCTTCTCAGAATGCACAAATATTACCTGATCCAACTGGCGGGTTCCATCCTTTGGTATCTATTTACTATTTGGTTGACGAAATGAGAAAGAGGAAAAAGGCAAAGGAAGAGGCATTAAAGGCTCAAAGACGTGCTCAAGTTCCGACAATCGCTGTTCCTAcaccaaaacaacaacaacaacaacagccacAACCAGCACAgccacaaccacaaccacaaccagAAGTATCTCAGCCATTGCCAGAACCAAAACCTGTACCCCCTGAGGAGATAATCAACCCTGCAGTGGCAACACAGGCACAAGCTAACATGACAGCACCAAAAATTGTGGAAACATTTTCAGAGACCCCTCAAAGAACATTGGACCCATCCAAGCAATCAGTGGATGAAAAACCAAGTGCACCAGGTCCATCTATTGCTGTTCCAGAACAAGCACACACCACATCTGTCCCATCATCGTTTGTTAAAACACAGACATCGATTGATGAAGATCAACTTTCCATTCCTGAACAACAAAGTCCAAGAACCTCTACCCCACAAACTTTGGATCCTGCAAAGGTGGTTGGCGGCTCATCTGGATCTGCTATATCAGCCCCTAATGCTGGTAGTGGTGCTGGCTTCAATTCTTTGTTAAGAAGATTGTCTTCGAAAAAATACAAGGGGGCCAGTTCTCCTAAACGTTCAACATCTCCACTGCCAAATGTTGAAGGGCTCTCGCCACAACCAACTAAGGCCGACCCAATGGTACGTCGTGGTGTTAGTATGAAGGTTACTGCTAAAGAGAAACAAACGAATACAAGACCACCAAAGTCAGAGttaatcaaaaagaaaccGCAACATGGTCGTTCTTCCTCCACTTCAAACAAAATGCAAGGATTCATTCCTGTTGAGTATTTGCCACCATTACCAACCATTGATACCAATACCAACACGATTGTTTCAGACGGTgctaaacaacaaaatttgaCTGTGCCTTCTACAGCACGTCATATGCACCCTACAGCCAGAGCAAAAtctgttggtggtggtcaTATGCGTAAAGATTCGTATGGACGCGTATCACACGGACTGCAGAATCCGTTGCCACCGCTTCCAACGTCTATGGCAAGCCAGAATAGCCAAGAAGTTGTTGGGAAAGATACAAGCGAAGGCTTTTTTGATGACGTTCAATTGGATGATGTTGGATATCAAGAAGTTCCACAACTCACTGAATCGGAGATCATTGAACAGTATAATATTTCCAAACCTAATAGCATGCCATCAATTGAGCATTGTAAGacattgtttttgaaaggTTTTTTCAGTGTTCAAACTACATCAGCCAAGCCGTTGCCTGTTATTAGgtataatataattaacGTGTTGAGTAAGTTGGGAGTTAAATTCCAGGAAGTGAAAGGTGGATTTGTATGTATGCACACGCCTTCGGTACAGCCTAGTCACAGTAACGAACTTGATGAGGAGAATAAATTGTATGGCGATGCCTTCAAGTCAAAATCGAGTGATTCATTTGAAGCAGCTGAACCAGAAGGATCAAAAACACCTAGTCGACAACCTTCACTTCAGTTGCCGTCTCATACCCCAACAACGCCATCGGGTCCTAAATCACACAAATCAAGTAACTCTATTGGAAGCATTGGTGGAAATGTGCCAAGACGTAAGTTTTCCATTGGTAATGCGTTTAATACTTACCGTAAAAAGAATGGATCTCAAGTTATGATGCCACCAAATACACCAGCTACAGCTAAAGTGATTCATGGGTTGTATGACGACGACGATAAGGAGAGAAATGGTGAAGACGACGATGACGAAGATGACTATGGATATGATGATTCTGCTGATTCGCTCAATGGatatggtggtggtagtgatATGTTGATTTCTTCGCGTATTGAGCAACGTGCCAAACATCAACGAACTGTCAGTAGTTCGAGTCAGAAAGCTAGCAAGTCGCCATTGAAGTTTGAAATTCATATTGTGAAAGTTCCATTAGTGGGATTGTATGGTGTtcaattcaagaaaatattgGGTAATACATGGAATTATAAGACACTAGCTAGTCAGAttttaaatgaaatgaatTTATAG
- a CDS encoding uncharacterized protein (Ortholog(s) have ATPase activity, DNA binding, nucleosome binding activity, role in chromatin remodeling and Isw1b complex localization), protein MVSRSHSSTPVPIDASHPIHSLNIGNQDQIASLSKQTPIILLNQQEENGFQTPELVALRNSNKYVFVINWLYNYRGYLKLQSELFDVDLFELELLGFFSAFDLSSLFINKLKLALITSVQNSKHVELEDFEFVFRSHFGSDSPLGVQTDNEQDSVKFDLLNITEKFDILYILINYISKYSKFRDWTEKQGLATRLDPLFKLSSTEYFSLFDDNRLYKRTITYYPLTIPKKRKLSPESPQDYFEEKVFDVKDVKFELIYKNIYEFNEYLTKIKKSSAHKLLYTKLAGKSSAIIDTIFNNEIKKRKYLINKRKEIQMVNLLAVRKRSSRLEAKKQRQEELDRQREEESKYAAERRFERRMKLKNTENIDTGKLSRDQRMKLRQLNNESTPETETNPTPEPEQPEVIVLD, encoded by the coding sequence ATGGTATCCCGAAGCCACTCATCAACACCAGTGCCAATAGATGCTAGTCATCCTATCCATTCCCTAAATATTGGTAATCAAGACCAAATAGCATCCTTGTCCAAACAAACACCTATAATCTTACTAAaccaacaagaagaaaatggaTTTCAAACACCAGAGTTAGTTGCGTTAAGAAACAGCAACAAATACGTGTTCGTTATCAACTGGCTCTACAATTACCGAGGCTATTTAAAACTCCAATCAGAGttatttgatgttgatttatttgaattggaattattgGGCTTTTTCAGTGCATTCGATTTATCGAGTCtattcatcaataaattaaaattggCATTAATCACGTCTGTTCAGAACTCTAAACATGTTGAGTTAGAAGATTTTGAGTTTGTGTTCCGTTCTCACTTTGGGAGTGACTCTCCACTTGGTGTCCAAACAGACAATGAACAAGATTCGGTAAAATTTGACCTTCTAAACATCACAGAGAAGTTTGACATCTTGTACATTTTAATTAACTACATTTCAAAGTATTCCAAGTTCAGAGATTGGACGGAAAAACAGGGACTAGCAACTAGACTTGACCCACTATTCAAATTGTCACTGActgaatatttttcattatttgatgataatCGATTATACAAACGAACAATAACTTATTATCCCTTGACCATTCccaagaaaagaaaattatcaCCTGAATCACCACAAGATTATTTTGAGGAGAAAGTTTTTGATGTTAAAGAtgttaaatttgaattgatatACAAGAACATCTACGAGTTCAACGAATATTTgaccaaaatcaaaaagagTCTGGCCCATAAATTGTTATATACCAAATTGGCAGGTAAGTCTAGTGCCATCATTGAcacaattttcaacaacgaaataaaaaagagaaaatatttaataaacaaGCGTAAGGAGATTCAAATGGTTAACCTATTGGCAGTACGTAAAAGAAGTTCTCGTTTAGAGGCCAAAAAGCAACGGCAAGAAGAATTAGACAGACagagagaagaagaatcaaaatatgCTGCCGAAAGAAGATTTGAACGaagaatgaaattgaaaaatactGAAAACATAGATACGGGTAAATTGTCAAGAGATCAAAGAATGAAGTTGAgacaattgaataatgaGTCAACCCCAGAAACAGAAACTAATCCCACACCAGAACCAGAACAACCAGAAGTTATCGTTCTcgattaa
- a CDS encoding uncharacterized protein (Ortholog of C. dubliniensis CD36 : Cd36_25310, Pichia stipitis Pignal : PICST_30877, Candida tropicalis MYA-3404 : CTRG_01053 and Candida lusitaniae ATCC 42720 : CLUG_02644) encodes MSQPQKQKLIPHQNQNNQKLSFSIKFIFYLCQISHHFFFFLPRHLQMSLATPLYYMVSFTSKLNSDITSDEYTQVADLMVSLAKQQPGFLGLESTRDPTSKIGITISYWKDKSSIQQWKQQSDHQLAQKLGKSKFYDYFKVRIALVERDYQFEGV; translated from the coding sequence atgaGTCAACCCCAGAAACAGAAACTAATCCCACACCAGAACCAGAACAACCAGAAGTTATCGTTCTcgattaaatttattttttatttgtgtCAAATTAGTCATcacttcttctttttcttgccTCGCCACCTACAAATGAGTTTAGCAACCCCGCTATACTATATGGTATCATTCACTTCCAAATTAAACTCAGACATTACTAGTGATGAATATACCCAAGTGGCAGACCTTATGGTATCTTTAGccaaacaacaaccagGGTTTCTTGGACTTGAGTCAACACGCGACCCCACAAGCAAAATTGGAATTACCATTAGTTATTGGAAAGACAAGTCAAGCATTCAACAATGGAAACAACAGTCTGATCATCAATTGGCCCAGAAATTAGGGAAATCGAAATTTTACGATTACTTCAAAGTAAGGATCGCCCTTGTTGAAAGAGATTACCAGTTCGAAGGTGTATAg